A genome region from Hevea brasiliensis isolate MT/VB/25A 57/8 chromosome 9, ASM3005281v1, whole genome shotgun sequence includes the following:
- the LOC110672704 gene encoding pyruvate dehydrogenase E1 component subunit alpha-3, chloroplastic — protein MASAFSATKFTLLNSTTPRSHDNQPLYDPLKSTTSFLGSTRKLCFTSFPKLNIHNSQRRSPVVAVSEAVKEKKLKSTSNLLITKEEGLVLYEDMVLGRAFEDMCAQMYYRGKMFGFVHLYNGQEAVSTGFIKLLKKEDYVVSTYRDHVHALSKGVPARAVMSELFGKTTGCCRGQGGSMHMFSKEHNVLGGFAFIGEGIPVATGAAFTSKYKREVLKEADSEDVTLAFFGDGTCNNGQFFECLNMAALWKLPIVFVVENNLWAIGMSHLRATSDPEIWKKGPAFGMPGVHVDGMDVLKVREVAKEAIGRARMGGGPTLVECETYRFRGHSLADPDELRDPAEKAHYAARDPITFLKKYIIENELASEAELKAIEKKIDEVVEDAVEFADESPLPPRSQLLENVFADPKGFGIGPDGRYRCEDPKFTQGTAHV, from the exons ATGGCTTCTGCTTTCTCTGCCACCAAGTTCACCCTTCTCAATTCCACCACCCCCAGATCTCACGATAACCAACCTCTTTACGATCCTCTCAAAAGCACCACTTCTTTTCTGGGATCTACTCGTAAGCTTTGTTTCACTTCTTTTCCCAAATTGAATATACACAATTCCCAACGTCGGTCACCTGTAGTTGCCGTTTCCGAAGCCGTTAAGGAAAAGAAGCTTAAATCAACCTCCAATCTG TTGATCACAAAGGAAGAAGGCTTGGTACTATATGAGGATATGGTGTTAGGGAGAGCCTTTGAGGATATGTGTGCCCAGATGTATTACAGGGGAAAAATGTTTGGTTTTGTTCATCTCTATAATGGTCAAGAGGCTGTCTCAACTGGGTTCATCAAGTTGTTGAAGAAGGAGGATTATGTTGTCAGCACTTATCGTGATCACGTGCATGCATTGAGTAAGGGTGTCCCTGCTCGTGCTGTAATGAGTGAGCTCTTTGGCAAGACCACCGGGTGTTGTCGCGGCCAAGGTGGAAGCATGCACATGTTTTCAAAAGAGCACAATGTGCTTGGTGGTTTTGCATTTATTGGCGAGGGAATTCCAGTGGCAACTGGTGCAGCATTTACCTCTAAGTATAAGAGAGAGGTTTTGAAGGAGGCAGATAGTGAGGACGTGACATTGGCATTTTTTGGAGATGGAACTTGTAATAACGGGCAATTCTTCGAGTGTTTGAACATGGCGGCATTGTGGAAATTGCCCATTGTGTTTGTTGTGGAGAATAACTTGTGGGCAATTGGAATGTCACACCTGAGGGCAACTTCAGATCCAGAGATTTGGAAGAAGGGTCCAGCATTTGGAATGCCAGGTGTTCATGTTGATGGAATGGATGTTTTGAAGGTAAGGGAGGTGGCCAAGGAGGCAATTGGAAGGGCCAGGATGGGAGGAGGACCAACATTGGTGGAATGTGAGACTTACAGGTTTAGAGGACACTCATTAGCTGATCCTGATGAGCTTCGTGACCCTG CTGAGAAGGCTCACTATGCTGCTAGGGATCCCATCACATTCTTGAAGAAGTACATCATTGAGAACGAACTAGCCAGTGAAGCAGAATTGAAGGCCATTGAGAAGAAGATAGATGAAGTGGTTGAGGATGCTGTTGAATTTGCAGATGAGAGTCCTCTTCCACCTCGCAGCCAGCTACTTGAAAATGTCTTTGCAGATCCAAAAGGCTTTGGAATTGGACCTGATGGGCGGTATAGATGCGAGGACCCCAAATTCACCCAGGGCACTGCTCATGTCTAG
- the LOC110672689 gene encoding 28 kDa ribonucleoprotein, chloroplastic, with amino-acid sequence MAATRLVPSLPSSIRTASLASLSFHTSVKFQCPKFSCLLQSYSREFLLCSSSSSAAVPHWPPKKVRSVFSLLAVVDEESVVAEDIDKKESDDDLLGTELNRQPRPCELYVCNLPRSCDISELVEMFKPFGTVISVEVSRNPETGLSRGCGYITMGSINSAKNAIAALDGSDVGGREMRVKFSVDMSSSKRNPEALNSAPIKNLFYESPYKLYIGNIAWNVTPEELRNQFSQFGIVVSARVLYDRKAGKNRAYAFLSFSSAAERDAALSLNGRDFRGRILVVRKGVERDD; translated from the exons ATGGCTGCCACTCGCTTAGTACCCTCCCTTCCTTCATCTATCAGAACGGCATCGTTGGCTTCGTTGTCGTTCCATACCTCAGTCAAATTTCAATGCCCAAAATTTTCCTGCTTGCTCCAGTCCTACTCTCGTGAATTTcttctttgttcttcttcttcttctgctgctGTTCCTCACTGGCCACCAAAAAAAGTTAGGAGCGTTTTCTCTTTATTAGCAGTTGTTGACGAGGAATCAGTGGTTGCGGAAGATATTGACAAGAAAGAGAGCGACGACGACCTTTTGGGCACTGAATTGAATAGGCAGCCAAGACCATGTGAACTTTACGTGTGTAATCTTCCGAGGAGCTGTGACATTTCAGAGCTTGTAGAGATGTTCAAGCCCTTTGGAACTGTTATTTCTGTTGAG GTCtcccggaaccctgaaactggtCTCAGTCGAGGGTGTGGTTACATCACAATGGGTTCTATAAATTCTGCAAAAAATGCAATTGCTGCACTTGATGGATCT GATGTTGGTGGCCGAGAAATGCGGGTTAAATTTTCAGTTGATATGAGTTCTAGTAAGAGAAACCCTGAGGCATTGAATTCAGCACCAATAAAAAATCTCTTTTATGAAAGTCCATATAAGCTATACATTGGCAATATTGCCTGGAATGTAACACCtgaagagttgaggaatcaattTAGCCAGTTTGGGATTGTAGTTAGTGCAAGAGTGTTGTATGATCGTAAAGCTGGAAAGAACCGTGCCTATGCCTTTTTGTCATTTTCGTCTGCTGCAGAGCGTGATGCTGCACTTTCTTTGAATGGAAGA GATTTTCGTGGTCGGATATTAGTGGTTAGAAAAGGTGTTGAGAGAGATGATTGA
- the LOC110672697 gene encoding conserved oligomeric Golgi complex subunit 4 — protein MHQSFLRSSKTAITVTRFAIWQEARSLFFHSFSAHHRQQQQQEQKGEKQKQQKLKQESSNSIDISKSPIGSPSRVQKLIASQSDPLLAKEIFDFASRQPNFQHSYSSYLVLILKLGRSKYFSLIDDLLVDLKSKHYPVTSTLFSYIIKIYGEANLPDKVLKTFYKMLEFNFKPLPKHLNRILEFLVSHRNYIKTALDLFNNAHRYGVSPNTKSYNILMRAFCLSGELRIAYKMFNQMFKRDVLPDVESYRILMQGLCRKSQVNGAVDLLEDMLNKGFVPDTLSYTTLLNSLCRKKKLKEAYKLLCRMKVKGCNPDIVHYNTVISGFCRDGRAMDACKVLEDMESNGCLPNLVSYRTLVGGLCDQGMFVEAKRYLEEMISKGFSPHFSVSHALLKGLSEVGKIEEACRVLEELLKHGEAPHTDTWMIILPRICEVDDLGRVGEILDKVMMVEIKGDTRIVEAGVRLEEYLIKKIQTKWRKNPIHKFNEEDESTVSSPTFSSSIKFGMPEALDHVRNLTDVGAMTRLLHECIAYQRALDLDLDNLLAQRTDLDKYLLHLQKSAEVLNIVKADSDHMLSNVRSTCDLADHVSAKVRELDLAQSRVNTTLLRIDAIVERGNCIEGVKNALEAEDYEAASKCVQTFLQIDAKYKDSGSDQRDQLLASKKQLEGIVRKRLSAAVDQRDHPTILRFVRLYSPLGLEEEGLQVYVGYLKKVISMRSRLEFENLVELMEQSHNQNQVNFVGCLTNLFKDIVLAIEENDEILRSLCGEDAIVYAICELQEECDSRGSLILKKYMEYRKLAKLSSEINAQNKNLLAVGAPEGPDPREVELYLEEILSLMQLGEDYTEFMVSKIKGLSSVDPELVPRATKSFRSGTFSKVIQDITGFYVILEGFFMIENVRKAIMIDEHVPDSLTTSMVDDVFYVLQSCLRRAISTSNISSVVAVLSGASSLLSNEYHEALQQKMREPNLGAKLFLGGVGVQKTGTEIATALNNMDVSSEYVVKLKHEIEEQCAEVFPAPADREKVKSCLSELGDMSNTFKQVLNAGMEQLVVTVTPRIRPVLDSVATISYELSEAEYADNEVNDPWVQRLLHSVETNVSWLQSLMTANNYDSFIHLVIDFILKRLEVIMMQKRFSQLGGLQLDRDIRALVSHFSGVTQRTVRDKFARLTQMATILNLEKVSEILDFWGENSGPMTWRLTPAEVRRVLGLRVDFKPEAIAALKL, from the exons ATGCATCAGTCATTTCTCCGTTCCTCCAAAACTGCAATAACTGTCACTCGCTTCGCTATCTGGCAAGAAGCACGATCACTCTTCTTCCACTCTTTTTCAGCCCATCACCGCCAGCAACAGCAGCAAGAACAAAAAGGTGAAAAACAAAAGCAACAGAAACTAAAACAAGAATCTTCTAATTCCATTGACATCTCCAAATCCCCAATTGGGTCGCCATCTCGAGTCCAGAAACTCATAGCTTCCCAATCAGATCCTCTCCTCGCCAAAGAAATCTTCGATTTCGCTTCTCGCCAACCTAATTTTCAACATTCTTACTCTTCGTATCTcgtccttattctcaaacttggCCGTTCCAAATACTTCTCTCTCATAGATGACCTTCTAGTTGACTTAAAATCCAAACATTATCCAGTTACTTCAACTCTTTTCTCTTACATAATCAAAATCTATGGCGAGGCCAACCTGCCAGATAAGGTTCTCAAAACTTTCTATAAAATGCTTGAATTTAACTTCAAGCCTTTGCCCAAACATCTCAATCGCATTCTTGAATTTCTTGTTTCTCACCGGAACTATATAAAAACTGCTTTGGATCTTTTCAATAATGCTCATAGATATGGTGTTTCGCCCAACACTAAATCATATAACATTTTGATGCGAGCTTTTTGTTTAAGTGGGGAACTTCGTATTGCGTACAAGATGTTCAATCAAATGTTCAAAAGAGATgttttgccggatgttgaatctTACCGAATTTTGATGCAGGGATTGTGTAGGAAAAGTCAGGTTAATGGAGCTGTTGATTTGTTGGAGGACATGTTGAATAAAGGGTTTGTGCCGGATACTTTGAGTTATACTACTCTGTTGAATAGTTTGTGTAGGAAAAAGAAGCTTAAGGAAGCATATAAGCTTCTCTGTAGAATGAAGGTTAAGGGGTGCAACCCGGATATCGTTCATTATAATACGGTTATATCGGGGTTTTGCAGAGATGGGCGTGCAATGGATGCTTGTAAGGTTCTTGAAGATATGGAGTCTAATGGATGCTTGCCGAATTTAGTGTCTTATAGGACTTTGGTCGGTGGATTATGTGATCAAGGGATGTTTGTTGAGGCAAAGCGTTATTTGGAGGAAATGATATCAAAGGGGTTTTCCCCACATTTTTCAGTTTCTCATGCGTTGTTGAAGGGGCTCAGCGAAGTTGGTAAGATTGAAGAAGCATGTAGAGTGTTGGAGGAATTGCTAAAGCATGGAGAGGCTCCTCATACAGATACTTGGATGATTATATTACCTAGGATATGTGAAGTGGATGACTTGGGGAGGGTGGGAGAAATTTTGGATAAGGTCATGATGGTAGAAATAAAGGGCGACACACGAATAGTAGAAGCGGGTGTTCGCTTGGAAGAGTACTTGATCAAGAAGATACAAACAAAATGGCGA AAGAATCCCA TCCATAAATTTAACGAAGAAGATGAATCCACAGTATCTTCACCCACTTTTTCCTCTTCTATAAAGTTTGGCATGCCGGAGGCTTTGGATCACGTGCGCAATCTAACCGATGTCGGTGCCATGACGCGGCTTCTCCATGAGTGCATCGCTTACCAGCGGGCTCTCGATCTCGACCTTGACAACCTCCTCGCCCAACGCACAGATCTCGACAAGTACCTCCTCCACCTCCAGAAATCCGCGGAGGTGTTAAACATCGTCAAGGCGGATTCCGACCACATGCTTTCCAATGTCCGCTCCACATGTGACCTCGCCGACCATGTCAGCGCCAAGGTTCGGGAGCTTGACCTTGCCCAATCGCGGGTTAATACTACGCTTCTACGCATTGATGCGATTGTGGAAAGAGGGAATTGCATCGAGGGGGTGAAAAACGCTCTCGAAGCAGAGGATTACGAGGCGGCCTCGAAGTGTGTGCAGACATTTCTGCAGATTGATGCGAAATATAAGGATTCCGGATCGGACCAGAGAGATCAGTTGCTAGCGTCGAAGAAGCAGCTGGAAGGAATAGTGAGGAAGCGGCTTTCAGCTGCAGTGGATCAGCGGGACCATCCAACAATTCTAAGGTTTGTTAGGTTGTATTCGCCTTTAGGACTCGAGGAGGAAGGGTTGCAGGTGTATGTGGGGTACTTGAAAAAAGTGATCTCCATGAGATCCAGGCTTGAATTTGAGAATTTGGTGGAGTTGATGGAGCAGAGTCATAATCAGAATCAGGTTAATTTTGTTGGGTGTTTAACAAATTTGTTTAAGGACATTGTGTTGGCTATAGAGGAAAATGATGAAATCTTGAGGAGTCTTTGTGGGGAGGATGCAATTGTTTACGCCATTTGTGAATTACAAGAGGAGTGTGATTCGAGGGGTTCTTTGATTTTGAAGAAATATATGGAGTATAGGAAATTGGCTAAATTATCATCTGAGATTAATGCCCAAAACAAGAATTTGCTTGCCGTTGGAGCTCCTGAAGGGCCTGACCCGAGAGAGGTTGAGTTGTATTTAGAAGAAATACTGTCACTGATGCAATTAGGTGAGGATTACACAGAATTTATGGTTTCAAAAATCAAAGGGTTGAGTTCTGTTGATCCTGAATTAGTGCCACGAGCCACCAAGTCGTTTAGGAGTGGGACTTTTAGCAAAGTAATTCAAGATATTACTGGGTTTTATGTGATTTTGGAGGGATTCTTCATGATTGAAAATGTAAGAAAGGCAATTATGATAGATGAGCATGTGCCTGATAGCCTTACCACTTCTATGGTAGACGATGTGTTTTATGTTTTGCAGAGTTGCTTGAGAAGGGCAATATCTACTTCAAATATTAGCTCTGTCGTTGCAGTCTTGAGTGGTGCAAGTAGTTTGTTGAGTAATGAATACCATGAAGCTTTGCAACAGAAAATGAGAGAACCAAACCTTGGTGCAAAGCTGTTTTTGGGTGGTGTTGGTGTGCAAAAAACTGGGACAGAGATTGCAACTGCATTGAATAACATGGATGTGAGTAGCGAGTATGTAGTAAAGCTAAAACATGAGATTGAAGAGCAATGCGCTGAG GTGTTCCCTGCAccagcagatagagaaaaggtaaAATCTTGCTTGTCAGAGTTGGGTGATATGAGCAATACCTTCAAGCAAGTCCTTAATGCTGGTATGGAACAACTTGTGGTAACTGTGACACCCCGAATCCGTCCAGTGTTGGATAGCGTAGCAACCATTAGCTATGAGTTATCTGAGGCAGAATATGCAGATAATGAGGTGAATGACCCATGGGTACAGAGGCTTCTCCACTCTGTTGAGACAAACGTGTCATGGCTCCAGTCACTAATGACTGCCAACAACTATgattcatttatacatttggtcATTGACTTCATTTTGAAGAGGCTTGAAGTGATAATGATGCAGAAAAGGTTTAGTCAGCTGGGAGGACTTCAGCTCGACAGAGATATAAGGGCTTTGGTGAGCCATTTCTCTGGCGTGACTCAGAGGACAGTTAGAGACAAGTTTGCTCGTCTCACTCAGATGGCAACCATCCTGAACTTAGAGAAGGTATCTGAAATTCTAGATTTCTGGGGTGAAAACTCGGGGCCTATGACCTGGAGGTTAACCCCTGCTGAGGTTAGGCGAGTGTTGGGTCTCAGGGTTGATTTTAAACCCGAAGCAATTGCTGCTCTCAAGTTGTAA